In Thermanaeromonas sp. C210, the genomic stretch AGCATGCCATCTCTCCGGGTTACGGTTACACGGCCATTATTATTGCCTGGCTGGCCAAACTTCACCCGGCTACCGTGATCCTGGTTTCCTTCCTGTTTGCGGGACTCATTGTAGGAGGTTACAGTGTACAAACTATGGGAGTGCCGGCGGCGACGGTGTCCATGCTGCAGGGCGCCATCCTATTCTTTGTGCTGGGCGGCGAGATTCTGACCCGCTATCGCCTGCACTTTCGCGGCAAGGAGGTAGCAGAATAAACTATGGAAAATTCTGTATGGGTGGCTGCTTTAGCGGCGGCCATTATCGCCGGGACCCCTATACTCTACGCCGCTGTGGGTGAAATTTTAGCCGAGCGGGCGGGGGTCTTAAATCTGGGGGTCGAAGGAATGATGCTGGTGGGGGCGGTAACCGGCTTCATGGTGGCCGTCCATACCGCCAACCCCTGGCTGGGCTTTGTAACCGCCATGCTGGCTTCTGGAGCGTCGGCTGCCATCTTCGCTTTTTTGACCGTTACCCTGCGTTCTAACCAGGTAGTGACCGGGTTGGCCCTGACTCTCTTCGGTACCGGGTTGAGCGGCTTCTTGGGCAAGCCCTATGTGGGAGTTGCCCTGCCGGTCAGCTTCAAGGCAGTGCCCATACCCGGTCTCTCCGAGATACCCATTTTGGGCCCGGTCCTTTTTCGCCACGATCCTCTGGTCTATATCACCTATGTTCTGATTCCCCTAATCTGGTATTACCTGTACCGAACCCGGCCCGGGCTGAACGTGAGGGCGGTAGGGGAGAATCCGGGGGCGGCAGATGCCCTGGGGGTTAACGTTTTCGCCTTGCGTTACCTCCACGTCATCCTGGGCGGCATGCTGGCCGGCGCCGGCGGCGCCTATCTTTCCCTGGCTTATGCGCCGAGCTGGCTGGAGAACATGACCGCCGGCAGGGGATGGATAGCCGTGGCCCTGGTTATATTTGCCGTCTGGGACCCCTTGCGGGCCCTCTTAGGTGCTTATCTCTTCGGGGGAGTAGACTCCCTGGCTTACACCCTGCAGGCGGCAACTACCATCTCCATCCCATCCTTTTTCTTAAAAATGCTGCCCTATATTCTTACCATCATTGTGTTGGTCATCGCCACCCGCCAGACCCTCGTGAAGCATATCGGGGCACCCGGAGCCCTGGCCATTCCTTACGACCGCGAAGAACGATAGCCTTTGGGGTGTTCACGGGGCCGCCTGCGGCATAGAATATTAGCGTAGAAATTATAGGCCGCAGGCCGGAGGGCGAGTGATGAAAGAGCCGCGGGTAAGGGTGTGGATCGACGCGAGGAAAGAGGGGTACCGGCCGGGAAGGCTGGAGGAACTGGTGTATACCATTCCCCATATCAGGGATCCCAGGGTTTGGGAGAAGGTGTACCAAACCCTGGGGGCCCTGGTGAAGGAAATAGAGGTACTGGTGCCGGATACAGGAAGGGTAAAGATAGTGTATGATCCGGCCCGCATATCGCCTTCTTTTATCGATTATCTCCTGCAGCAGAAGGGTATAGCCTTTTCCCGGCCGGGCCCGTGAGGGGGTTGGCTCCCGGGGGCGGGCTGTCCCCCATAGGCATCCCAGCGAAAGCTGGGATTTTTCGTTGGTGCCCCGGCGCCTTCCGTGCCTGCTTCCTTGGCCGCCGAGGAGTATAATTTATTAACAAGGATTACAAAAATATTTTAATAAGTAGCAGGAAAATTTAGGCTGGCGTTGAATACTTTGAGCATGAACCGGTGGAAAGCCTCCTTCAGAGCACCAGAACACGGGAAAGGAGGGGGTTGTAAAATGGACAAGACGGTTATTAACACCGACCGGGCACCGGCCGCCATAGGGCCGTATTCACAGGCCATAAAAGTGGGAAACCTTATTTTTACTTCGGGACAAATTCCCCTTGACCCGGCTACCGGGCAGATAGTGCCCGGGGGAGTGGCGGAGCAGGCGGAAAGGGTGTTAGAAAATCTTAAGGCCGTTTTGGCCGCAGCAGGGGCTGGCCTGGAGCAGGTAGTAAAGACGACGGTGTACATTAAGGATATGGAGGATTTCGGCGTCGTCAACGAGGTTTACGGCCGTTATTTCACTAAAGAACCGCCGGCCCGCTCCTGCGTAGAAGTGGCCCGGCTGCCTAAGGATGTCTTGGTGGAGATAGAGGCCATAGCGGTGGTTTAGGAAAATAGCTAGAACGGCCTTCCGCTCGCCCTACCTTAAACAGGGAGTTGCCCCTCATACCCGAGGCGCCGGCCCTCCGACGGTTCCGTTAATGTGGCGGGGGGCCGCGCCGGGGCTCTTGAACTGGTATCTTTCAATCGAGCAGGCCCACATCTTGTTCAACGGTGACCTTCAGGTGCGTTCCAAGTATTTTTTCTCTATCGAGGCAACGAGGGAATAACTGGTGTCCACCATGTTACCTACATACAACCCGCCTACTTGGGTTAGTAACTGATATGCTTCCGCCACGGTAAACCCGTAATCCTCGGCTAACCATTTTACCAGTTCTGCGTAGGCGATACGGGCGGCGTCTTCCATGGGACGGGCGCTGCCCACGGTCATAATTTTTTCGGGAGATTCGATCCTTGGCCATTCGCTATTTTTACCCTTTATAACTTCAAAGGTCAGGGTGGCCTTTCCGGTGATTTCCAGGGCCACGCCGCACAATTCTCCCTGCCCCTGGGCCGCATGGCAATCTCCCACGTAAAATAGGGCTCCGGGATTCGATACCGGCAGGTAAAGGGTATTGCCGGGCCTTACGTCCGGTACATCCATATTGCCGCCGAAGTATCCCGGAGTTAAAGCGGAAATAGCTTCGAGCTCAGGGGCCGTGGCGATGGTTCCCAAGAAAGGCTGGGCCGGGACTTTTACTCTAATTTCATCATTATAGAGAAACCGGCCATCATCTACCAAATGCCAAATCCACACCCTTTCTTCCAGGGGTTCCTGTAATGTTCTGGTTAGATTGGTCGAAGTCAGCCCGCCAAAGTATTTGATAAAGCAACTGACGGCGTAGTCCCTGGTAAATTCTATGCTGTGGATCTTGACGGCGAGAGTATCGCCCGGCTCGGCGCCTTCTATGTAAATCGGCCCGGTCTGGGGGTTTAAGAATTTTGCTGTGGCCAGCGCCTTGGCCGGCAAATCGTCTTTGGTTTTAATACGGCTTTCGAAGGCGTCATCAGTATAAACTATCACCTTATCCCCGGGTTTCACGGAGGCCGTAGGCTCTAGATAGGGGCTAAAAACATAGTTGTACCCTTTGGGCCTGACTTCTATTGTGGCCATTGGATGATACCTCCCTTTTCGAAAGGTGCAGGGTGGTAGACACAAGATCGATCTTCATGGCTCCTAATTCAAATTATTGTATAATTAAAGAGTACTATGGCTAACCAAGGTGGTCAAGATGAGGAAGATAAAATCCATCCTTTGTTGCAGGCCATAATTCCCCTTGCCCGAGGTATAGCGGCTACCTTTGGCCGGTACTGTGAAGTTGTTCTCCACGATCTCAAGAATCCTTCTAGCTCTCTTGTATTTAAGGCGGGTTCCGTTACCAACCGGGATATCGGAGCGCCGGTTACCAACCTGGTGCTGGAGGCCCTCCGGCAGCACGGGGACGGCGCCCGGGATTTAATCGGGTACCCAAGCCGTACGAAGGATGGGAAGATCCTCAAGTCTTCCACCATTTTTATCCGGGACCATAATGAAAGGATCATCGGATGCATGTGCATCAACTTTGACCTTACCCAGTTCCGGCTGGCCGGGAACATTTTACAGGAGTTCTGCCGGATGGAGGACCTGGCGGAAGCGGGCTTCGGCCGGACCCAGGAACAGTTCGCCCGTGATATAAACGAAGTAGTGGACTCTGTGGTAGAAAGCGTGTTGCAGGAAATGGGCAAGCCGGTTGCGGTAATGACCAAGGAGGACAAGGTAAAGGTGGTGGGCATCCTGGACGACAGGGGCATCTTCCTGGTCAAAGGTGCGGTGGATGTTGTGGCCCAGGTCCTAGCCGTATCCAAGTATACGATTTATAATTACCTGGAGGAAGTAAGGGCCCTAAAAGGGATGAAGCGAGGGGTATTGTAACTGTCAAAGAACAGGGGATACTGCCGTGCCCGGCCGGGTGGCCGGCAAATTCCGCGGCAGACGGTTCGGGAAGCGAGGATCCATAACCTGCGGTTAAAGGGGTTGAAGTTTTCTTGCGGATACTACACACTTCCGACTGGCACTTGGGCCGCACCCTGGAGGGGAGATCCCGCCTTGAGGAGCAGAGGGAATTCGTAGATGATTTGTGTGACTTGGTGGCGGCCGAGGGTATACACCTTATCGTTATAGCGGGAGATATTTTCGATGTCTATAACCCGCCGGCGGAAGCGGAAAACCTGTTTTTTGAAGCCCTGGAGCGCCTTTCCAGCGGGGGGAAAAGGGCGGTGGTGGCCATTGCCGGAAACCATGATAGCCCGGAGCGCCTGCGGGCTGCCAACCCCCTGGCGTTAACCCACGGCATTTCCCTTATCGGTTATCCTTTAGAGGAGCTTCCTACGGGACGGGGAAAGGGCGGAGCCGCAAGGGTGGCCTCCGGGCCCGGCTGGCTGGAGCTGGAGATTCCCGGGTGTGAAGAGCATGCGGTGGTGGGCTGCCTGGCATATCCATCAGAGGCGCGCCTAAACGAGGTGTTGAGCCGGGTACTGGAGGATAACCTGTTGCAGCAAGCCTATACGGAACGCATAAGGGCCATCCTCCAAGGCCTGGCGACCCGGTTCCGGCCCGACACGGTCAACCTGGTGGTAAGCCACCTTTACATGGCTGGCGGGAAGGAGGCCGAGTCCGAGCGTCCCATCCAGTTGGGGGGAGCCCTGGCGGTGGAAGCCCGGGCCTTGCCCTCTAATGCCCACTACGTGGCTCTAGGTCACCTTCACCGGCCTCAGGGAGTAGAAGGGGCGCCCGTACCCTGCCGTTATGCCGGGTCGCCCCTGGCCTACAGCTTTTCCGAAACAGACCAGCCCAAGGAAGTGGTCATCGTCGAAGCCCGGCCGGGCTCGAGGGCCTCTATTACCCGCGTTCCCCTGCGTTGCGGCCGGCCCTTAAAAACCTGGCGGGCTTGCAGCCTGGAAGAGTTTTGGACGTGGTGCGGGGACCGGGAGAACCTGCGCTGCTGGGTCGATTTAGAAATAAGGGCGACCGAGCCTTTGACGCCCCAGGAGGTGGCCGAGATCCGCCGAAGGCACCCGGGAGTAGTCAACATCCGTGTTCTCCTCCCGGAAGGGTTAGGGGGTATGCCCAGTTCCGGCCGGGCCGCCTTGCCTATAAGGGAACAGTTTCGCTTGTTTGCCGCCCGGCAGCTGGGATATGAGCCTCCCGGGGAGCTGGTGGACCTCTTCTTAGAACTCCTGGACATGGAGGGGGGTTCCGTACCGGAAGGGAGGATGGATTTGTGAAGCCCCTTAAACTGGTATTTTCCGGATTGCATAGCTACCGCCAGGAGCAGGAAATCGATTTCCGGGAACTGGCGGGTTACGGGCTCTTCGGGATTTTCGGGCCCACCGGGGCGGGCAAGTCTACTATTTTAGACGCCATTACCTTAGCTCTCTTCGGCAATGTGGAGCGCGCCGAAAGGGGGCGCCGCGGGATCCTTAACCAGCAGGAAAACCAGCTCCGGGTAGCCTTTACCTTCGAGTTAGGGGAACAGGTATATCG encodes the following:
- a CDS encoding ABC transporter permease; the protein is MENSVWVAALAAAIIAGTPILYAAVGEILAERAGVLNLGVEGMMLVGAVTGFMVAVHTANPWLGFVTAMLASGASAAIFAFLTVTLRSNQVVTGLALTLFGTGLSGFLGKPYVGVALPVSFKAVPIPGLSEIPILGPVLFRHDPLVYITYVLIPLIWYYLYRTRPGLNVRAVGENPGAADALGVNVFALRYLHVILGGMLAGAGGAYLSLAYAPSWLENMTAGRGWIAVALVIFAVWDPLRALLGAYLFGGVDSLAYTLQAATTISIPSFFLKMLPYILTIIVLVIATRQTLVKHIGAPGALAIPYDREER
- a CDS encoding RidA family protein, with the translated sequence MDKTVINTDRAPAAIGPYSQAIKVGNLIFTSGQIPLDPATGQIVPGGVAEQAERVLENLKAVLAAAGAGLEQVVKTTVYIKDMEDFGVVNEVYGRYFTKEPPARSCVEVARLPKDVLVEIEAIAVV
- a CDS encoding acetamidase/formamidase family protein codes for the protein MATIEVRPKGYNYVFSPYLEPTASVKPGDKVIVYTDDAFESRIKTKDDLPAKALATAKFLNPQTGPIYIEGAEPGDTLAVKIHSIEFTRDYAVSCFIKYFGGLTSTNLTRTLQEPLEERVWIWHLVDDGRFLYNDEIRVKVPAQPFLGTIATAPELEAISALTPGYFGGNMDVPDVRPGNTLYLPVSNPGALFYVGDCHAAQGQGELCGVALEITGKATLTFEVIKGKNSEWPRIESPEKIMTVGSARPMEDAARIAYAELVKWLAEDYGFTVAEAYQLLTQVGGLYVGNMVDTSYSLVASIEKKYLERT
- a CDS encoding helix-turn-helix transcriptional regulator is translated as MANQGGQDEEDKIHPLLQAIIPLARGIAATFGRYCEVVLHDLKNPSSSLVFKAGSVTNRDIGAPVTNLVLEALRQHGDGARDLIGYPSRTKDGKILKSSTIFIRDHNERIIGCMCINFDLTQFRLAGNILQEFCRMEDLAEAGFGRTQEQFARDINEVVDSVVESVLQEMGKPVAVMTKEDKVKVVGILDDRGIFLVKGAVDVVAQVLAVSKYTIYNYLEEVRALKGMKRGVL
- a CDS encoding metallophosphoesterase family protein produces the protein MRILHTSDWHLGRTLEGRSRLEEQREFVDDLCDLVAAEGIHLIVIAGDIFDVYNPPAEAENLFFEALERLSSGGKRAVVAIAGNHDSPERLRAANPLALTHGISLIGYPLEELPTGRGKGGAARVASGPGWLELEIPGCEEHAVVGCLAYPSEARLNEVLSRVLEDNLLQQAYTERIRAILQGLATRFRPDTVNLVVSHLYMAGGKEAESERPIQLGGALAVEARALPSNAHYVALGHLHRPQGVEGAPVPCRYAGSPLAYSFSETDQPKEVVIVEARPGSRASITRVPLRCGRPLKTWRACSLEEFWTWCGDRENLRCWVDLEIRATEPLTPQEVAEIRRRHPGVVNIRVLLPEGLGGMPSSGRAALPIREQFRLFAARQLGYEPPGELVDLFLELLDMEGGSVPEGRMDL